A genomic stretch from Streptomyces venezuelae ATCC 10712 includes:
- a CDS encoding sialidase family protein — MTSLSERRPPDARRFARSAWLCALALTLLAAVAFAVSPPSPATAATAGTTTPPLATQVSNTPFKARENYYCTRIPALVTSTKGVLLAFAEGRNRLTTTGCHDVGDNDLVLKRSLDGGATWQALQVVVGAGDELAHGNPAPVVDAVSGRITLLYSSSEWNHDGAKPSRAGYARTVHAIHSTDDGATWSASVPQPQLKAAGWGWVSTGPGHGIQLGRGPHHGRLIVPGDHTAGGDTTAGGQLYISDNGGLTWAIGARSESAKSGAYPGELTVAQTVDGGVYVNARNSEPTRCLTNEHRLETVSPDGGDSFAAPFTPVANLDTSPVFGSLLRLHAQDQDAKPNRLLYSGASRLGPSPLEDRRELAIRSSYDEGKTWRTVGTLVSAARTGYSDLTLLPSGSIGILYETAGNIPHGNVAFGAFTEQAMQDSETELRRPRTGDTHVRAAGEAGNHAIVHGGARLGTRHDGVAMEFDGQDDYLRLVCSPSLRVDDKDFTVTAWFRHSAATGTLPIIWAYGMPGTDPLKKGRHFSVRAEPGGNLLRATVGTDIGSTEVTLPSSYNDGTWHHVVFTRQGLTIGLAVDGQPAATATMPAGNSAADRNVTPAAEFNIHIGARPDFPNQPAGVAQLFHGTLDDVRLFRTALTDAEAARVKAGALDVATDREKLRLGFTTIW, encoded by the coding sequence ATGACGTCCCTGTCCGAGCGCCGTCCACCGGACGCGCGCCGCTTCGCACGGTCCGCGTGGCTGTGCGCGCTCGCCCTCACCCTCCTGGCCGCGGTCGCGTTCGCGGTGTCGCCGCCGTCGCCCGCGACCGCGGCGACGGCGGGCACCACCACCCCGCCGCTCGCCACCCAGGTCTCCAACACGCCGTTCAAGGCGCGCGAGAACTACTACTGCACGCGCATACCCGCCCTCGTCACCAGCACGAAGGGCGTGCTCCTCGCCTTCGCCGAGGGCCGCAACCGGCTGACGACGACCGGCTGCCACGACGTCGGCGACAACGACCTCGTGCTCAAGAGGTCCCTCGACGGCGGTGCGACCTGGCAGGCCCTCCAGGTCGTCGTCGGCGCGGGCGACGAGCTCGCCCACGGCAACCCCGCTCCGGTCGTCGACGCCGTCTCCGGCCGGATCACCCTGCTGTACTCCAGCAGCGAGTGGAACCACGACGGCGCCAAGCCCTCCCGCGCGGGCTACGCACGCACGGTGCACGCGATCCACAGCACGGACGACGGGGCGACCTGGTCCGCGAGCGTGCCGCAGCCGCAGCTCAAGGCCGCCGGCTGGGGCTGGGTCTCCACCGGCCCAGGCCACGGCATCCAGCTCGGCCGGGGACCGCACCACGGCCGGCTGATCGTCCCCGGCGACCACACGGCCGGCGGTGACACGACCGCCGGCGGTCAGCTGTACATCAGCGACAACGGCGGCCTCACCTGGGCGATCGGCGCCCGGTCCGAGTCGGCCAAGTCCGGTGCTTACCCAGGCGAGTTGACCGTCGCCCAGACCGTCGACGGCGGCGTCTACGTCAACGCCCGCAACTCCGAGCCCACGCGCTGCCTCACCAACGAGCACCGGCTGGAGACCGTCAGCCCGGACGGCGGCGACTCCTTCGCGGCCCCCTTCACCCCGGTGGCCAACCTGGACACCTCCCCGGTGTTCGGCTCGCTGCTGCGGCTCCACGCCCAGGACCAGGACGCGAAGCCCAACAGGCTGCTGTACTCGGGTGCCTCCCGGCTCGGCCCCAGCCCGCTGGAGGACCGGCGCGAACTGGCCATCCGCTCCTCGTACGACGAAGGGAAGACCTGGCGGACCGTCGGCACCCTCGTCTCCGCCGCCCGCACCGGCTACTCCGATCTGACGCTGCTGCCGAGCGGCTCGATCGGCATTCTGTACGAGACGGCCGGCAACATCCCGCACGGCAACGTGGCGTTCGGCGCCTTCACCGAGCAGGCCATGCAGGACTCGGAGACCGAGCTGCGCCGCCCGCGCACCGGCGACACCCACGTCCGCGCCGCCGGCGAGGCCGGCAACCACGCCATCGTCCACGGCGGCGCGCGGCTGGGAACGCGTCACGACGGGGTCGCCATGGAGTTCGACGGCCAGGACGACTACCTGCGCCTCGTCTGCTCGCCGTCGCTGCGGGTCGACGACAAGGACTTCACCGTCACGGCCTGGTTCAGGCACTCCGCCGCGACCGGCACACTGCCGATCATCTGGGCGTACGGCATGCCCGGCACCGACCCGTTGAAGAAGGGACGTCACTTCTCGGTCCGGGCCGAACCGGGCGGCAATCTCCTGCGGGCCACGGTCGGCACGGACATCGGCTCCACCGAGGTGACGCTCCCGTCCTCGTACAACGACGGCACGTGGCACCACGTGGTCTTCACCCGGCAGGGCCTCACCATCGGCCTCGCCGTGGACGGGCAGCCGGCGGCCACCGCGACCATGCCGGCGGGGAACTCCGCCGCGGACCGGAACGTCACTCCGGCCGCCGAGTTCAACATCCACATCGGCGCCCGTCCCGACTTCCCCAACCAGCCGGCCGGGGTGGCCCAGCTCTTCCACGGCACCCTGGACGACGTGCGGCTCTTCAGGACCGCCCTCACCGACGCCGAAGCGGCCAGGGTGAAGGCCGGCGCCCTCGACGTCGCGACCGACCGGGAGAAGCTCCGCCTCGGCTTCACCACCATCTGGTAA
- a CDS encoding alpha/beta fold hydrolase, with protein sequence MVSVTHGEVWADDAGAEGDGPPLVLLHPGVGDSAVWDPVLPALAARHRVIRYDVRGYGRSPAPTAAYSPVRDLAELLDHFAVDRAVLVGSSMGGATSLDYALEAPERVAGLALLVPGVSGYDGLVTGEFFERLEPLAAAGDLDGIVRLGLRAWAKAGGGTPETDPVAAELCRAVLPAWFSNIGHQLTGPPAFDRLGEISAPTLLALGELDRPEVVRCNEEMAERIPGCRLVRLPGSDHYPTLREPDHVVRLIEELYAETA encoded by the coding sequence ATGGTCTCTGTCACTCACGGTGAAGTCTGGGCGGACGACGCGGGAGCGGAAGGCGACGGCCCGCCGCTGGTCCTGCTCCATCCCGGGGTCGGCGACTCCGCGGTGTGGGACCCGGTCCTGCCGGCGCTCGCCGCGCGGCACCGGGTGATCCGCTACGACGTGCGCGGGTACGGACGCTCGCCCGCGCCCACCGCCGCGTACTCCCCGGTCCGTGATCTGGCCGAGCTCCTCGACCACTTCGCCGTCGACCGGGCGGTACTGGTGGGCTCCAGCATGGGCGGAGCCACCTCGCTCGACTACGCCCTGGAGGCGCCCGAGCGGGTGGCCGGCCTCGCCCTGCTCGTGCCCGGGGTCTCCGGGTACGACGGCCTGGTGACGGGCGAGTTCTTCGAGCGCCTTGAGCCGCTGGCCGCCGCCGGCGACCTGGACGGCATCGTCAGGCTCGGGCTGCGCGCGTGGGCGAAGGCGGGGGGCGGCACTCCCGAGACCGACCCGGTCGCGGCGGAGCTCTGCCGGGCCGTGCTCCCCGCCTGGTTCAGCAACATCGGCCACCAGCTCACCGGCCCGCCCGCCTTCGACCGGCTCGGGGAGATCTCCGCGCCGACCCTGCTCGCGCTCGGCGAGCTGGACCGGCCGGAGGTCGTGCGCTGCAACGAGGAGATGGCCGAGCGCATTCCGGGCTGCCGTCTCGTCCGGCTGCCCGGCTCCGACCACTATCCGACGCTTCGGGAGCCGGATCACGTCGTCCGGCTGATCGAGGAGCTGTACGCCGAGACGGCCTGA
- a CDS encoding LysR family transcriptional regulator, whose product MIEARRLHILRAVADHRTVTAAAAALYLTPSAVSQQLAALEQETGHRLVDRSARGARLTPAGEILLSHANAVLAQLERAESELAAYSSGEAGTVTVAAFATGIGLVVAPAIRALADSAPGIRVRVRDAEGDESLLMVLDRQVDVAVAVEYRGAPGEDDARLTRVPLYAEPFDAVLPSGHPLAAGERVALGDLAKDAWIGQSVGNPCHDVTVLACEYAGFTLNPEHSSDDFRAVVALAAASAGVALVPRSALRGVDLTGVEVRPIEGVAPTRRVFAAVRRGAEDHPLISPVLTALRAASGSGA is encoded by the coding sequence GCCGCGCTCTATCTCACCCCGTCCGCCGTCTCCCAGCAGCTCGCCGCCCTGGAGCAGGAGACCGGCCACCGGCTGGTGGACCGCAGCGCCCGCGGCGCCCGCCTCACCCCGGCCGGCGAGATCCTGCTCAGCCACGCCAACGCCGTCCTCGCCCAGTTGGAGCGAGCCGAGTCCGAACTCGCCGCCTACAGCTCCGGCGAGGCCGGTACGGTCACGGTCGCCGCCTTCGCCACCGGCATCGGACTCGTGGTGGCCCCGGCGATCAGGGCACTGGCCGACTCCGCCCCCGGCATCCGGGTCAGAGTCCGGGACGCCGAGGGCGACGAGAGCCTGCTCATGGTCCTCGACCGGCAGGTCGACGTGGCCGTCGCGGTCGAGTACCGGGGCGCGCCGGGCGAGGACGACGCCCGGCTCACCCGCGTCCCGCTGTACGCGGAGCCCTTCGACGCGGTGCTGCCGTCCGGCCATCCGCTGGCGGCCGGCGAACGGGTCGCGCTCGGCGACCTCGCGAAGGACGCCTGGATCGGCCAGTCCGTCGGCAACCCCTGCCATGATGTGACCGTCCTGGCCTGCGAGTACGCCGGATTCACCCTCAACCCAGAGCACTCCTCCGACGACTTCCGTGCCGTCGTCGCCCTCGCGGCCGCGTCCGCCGGGGTGGCGCTCGTGCCGCGCTCGGCCCTGCGCGGCGTGGACCTCACGGGCGTGGAGGTCCGGCCGATCGAGGGCGTCGCCCCGACCCGCAGGGTGTTCGCCGCCGTCCGGCGGGGCGCGGAGGACCACCCCCTGATCAGCCCGGTGTTGACCGCCCTGCGTGCGGCGTCCGGATCCGGTGCCTGA